A genomic stretch from Setaria italica strain Yugu1 chromosome VII, Setaria_italica_v2.0, whole genome shotgun sequence includes:
- the LOC101778858 gene encoding aspartic proteinase nepenthesin-1, with amino-acid sequence MESSLARLLLLVAVVAAAARCALAGTPHPKGLRVRLTHVDAHGNYSRLQLLQRAARRSHHRMSRLVARTTGVPIPSSSKAVASGGDLQVPVHAGNGEFLMDLAIGTPALSYAAIVDTGSDLVWTQCKPCVECFKQSTPVFDPSSSSTYAPVPCSSALCGDLPSSSCTSASRCGYTYTYGDASSTQGVLATETFTLAKSKLPEVAFGCGDTNEGDGFSQGAGLVGLGRGPLSLVTQLGLDKFSYCLTSLDATSKSPLLLGSVAGISESAATAPVQSTPLVKNPSQPSFYYVTLTGLTVGSTHITLPTSAFAIQDDGTGGVIVDSGTSITYLELQGYRALKKAFVAQMSLPVVDGSEIGLDLCFRAPAKGVDGVQVPKLVFHFDGGADLDLPAENYMVLDSASGALCLTVAASRGLSIIGNFQQQNFQFVYDVAADTLSFAPVQCDKL; translated from the coding sequence ATGGAGTCGTCGCTAGCACGGCTGCTTCTgctggtggccgtggtggccgcggcggccaggTGCGCCCTGGCCGGGACGCCCCACCCCAAGGGCCTGCGCGTGCGCCTGACGCACGTCGACGCCCACGGCAACTACTcccggctgcagctgctgcagcgggcggcgcgccggagCCACCACCGCATGTCGAGGCTCGTCGCGAGGACCACCGGCGTGCCGATCCCGTCGAGCAGCAAGGCTGTTGCATCGGGGGGCGACCTGCAGGTGCCGGTGCACGCGGGCAACGGCGAGTTCCTGATGGACCTGGCCATCGGCACGCCGGCGCTGTCGTACGCGGCGATCGTGGACACCGGCAGCGACCTGGTGTGGACGCAGTGCAAGCCGTGCGTGGAGTGCTTCAAGCAGAGCACGCCCGTGTTCgacccgtcgtcgtcgtccacctACGCCCCCGTGCCGTGCTCCAGCGCCCTGTGCGGCGACCTCCCCTCGTCCAGCTgcacgtcggcgtcgaggtgCGGCTACACCTACACCTACGGCGACGCCTCGTCGACGCAGGGGGTGCTGGCCACCGAGACCTTCACGCTGGCCAAGTCGAAGCTCCCGGAGGTCGCGTTCGGCTGCGGGGACACCAACGAGGGCGACGGGTTCTCGCAGGGCGCGGGGCTCGTGGGGCTCGGCCGCGGCCCGCTCTCCCTCGTCACCCAGCTCGGCCTGGACAAGTTCTCCTACTGCCTCACCTCCCTCGACGCCACGAGCAAGAGTCCGCTGCTCCTGGGCTCCGTCGCCGGCATCTCCgagagcgcggcgacggcgcccgTGCAGAGCACCCCGCTGGTGAAGAACCCGAGCCAGCCGTCCTTCTACTACGTGACCCTGACGGGGCTCACCGTCGGGTCCACGCACATCACCCTCCCGACCTCGGCGTTCGCGATCCAGGACGACGGCACGGGCGGCGTCATCGTCGACTCCGGCACCTCCATCACGTACCTCGAGCTGCAGGGCTACCGCGCCCTGAAGAAGGCGTTCGTGGCGCAGATGTCCCTGCCGGTCGTCGACGGGTCGGAGATCGGGCTGGACCTGTGCTTCCGGGCCCCCGCCAAGGGCGTGGACGGAGTGCAGGTGCCGAAGCTGGTGTTCCacttcgacggcggcgccgacctCGACCTCCCCGCGGAGAACTACATGGTGCTGGACTCGGCGTCGGGGGCGCTGTGCCTCACCGTGGCGGCGTCGAGGGGGCTCTCCATCATCGGCAACTTCCAGCAGCAGAACTTCCAGTTCGTGTACGACGTCGCGGCCGACACGCTCTCGTTCGCGCCCGTGCAGTGCGACAAGCTGTGA
- the LOC101755358 gene encoding aspartyl protease 37: MQCQPCLSCYRQLDPVFNPRLSSSFAVVPCSSDTCGQLDEHSCRSEEDDACQYTYKYSGNGMTKGTLAIDKLAVGSDVFHGVVFGCSDTSAGGPPAQASGLVGLGRGPLSLPSQLSVHRFMYCLPPPTSRTPGKLVLGAGADAVLNVSDRVTITMSSSTRYPSYYYLNLDGIAVGDQTPRTLVRTTATPPPATDVGGSGANAYGMIVDIASTISFLEASLYEELADDLEQEIRLPRATPSRRLGLDLCFILPEGVGMDRVYVPTVSLSFDGRWLELERDRLFVEDGRMMCLMVGKTRGVSILGNFQQQNMHVLYNLRRGRITFAKGSCESMQ, encoded by the exons ATGCAGTGCCAGCCCTGCCTCAGCTGCTACCGCCAGCTCGACCCCGTCTTCAACCCCAGGCTTTCGTCCTCCTTCGCCGTCGTGCCGTGCAGCAGCGACACGTGCGGCCAGCTCGACGAGCACAG TTGCCGCTCCGAGGAGGACGACGCGTGCCAGTACACGTACAAGTACAGCGGGAACGGCATGACCAAGGGCACCCTGGCCATCGACAAGCTGGCCGTCGGCAGCGACGTGTTCCACGGCGTCGTCTTCGGCTGCAGCGACACCAGCGCCGGGGGCCCCCCGGCGCAGGCGTCCGGGCTCGTCGGCCTCGGCCGCGGGCCGCTCTCGCTGCCGTCCCAGCTCTCCGTGCACCGGTTCATGTACTGCCTGCCGCCGCCCACGTCCCGGACCCCGGGGAAGCTCGTgcttggcgccggcgccgacgccgtcctGAACGTGTCGGACCGGGTGACCATCACCATGTCGTCCAGCACGCGCTACCCGTCCTACTACTACCTCAACCTCGACGGTATCGCCGTGGGCGACCAGACCCCGCGCACGCTGGTCAGGAccaccgcgacgccgccgccagccacggacgtcggcggcagcggcgcgaaCGCGTACGGGATGATCGTGGACATCGCGTCGACGATCTCGTTCCTGGAGGCGTCGCTGTACGAGGAGCTGGCGGACGACCTGGAGCAGGAGATCAGGCTGCCCCGCGCcacgccgtcgcgccgcctggGGCTGGACCTCTGCTTCATCCTGCCGGAGGGGGTGGGGATGGACAGGGTGTACGTGCCGACGGTGTCGCTGTCGTTCGACGGGCGGTGGCTGGAGCTGGAGAGGGACCGACTGTTTGTGGAGGACGGCCGGATGATGTGCCTCATGGTCGGCAAGACCAGGGGGGTGTCCATCCTGGGCAACTTCCAGCAGCAGAACATGCACGTCCTCTACAACCTGCGCCGGGGCAGGATCACCTTCGCTAAGGGCAGCTGCGAATCTATGCAGTGA